The Manihot esculenta cultivar AM560-2 chromosome 1, M.esculenta_v8, whole genome shotgun sequence genome has a window encoding:
- the LOC110620155 gene encoding uncharacterized protein LOC110620155, translated as MASIYTCIECGTNLNLSTACLYPPDFYFEAGNKGTLSFSSIDSTKFRFEKEDKIRPFFETLNYWGIQRKRTKIICNSCGRLVGYVYDDGPPLTNSPGQFHMGPSQVIPRAPRYRFKTKALRIASET; from the coding sequence ATGGCTTCCATCTATACCTGCATAGAATGCGGTACGAATCTCAATCTAAGCACCGCTTGTCTCTACCCGCCGGATTTCTACTTCGAGGCAGGGAACAAAGGCACGCTCTCCTTCTCTTCGATCGACTCCACCAAGTTCAGGTTCGAGAAGGAGGACAAGATCAGACCGTTCTTTGAGACTCTTAATTACTGGGGAATTCAGAGAAAGAGGACCAAGATTATATGCAATAGCTGTGGTCGACTTGTGGGTTACGTTTACGATGATGGCCCTCCTCTCACCAACAGCCCTGGTCAGTTTCATATGGGACCTAGTCAGGTCATCCCTCGGGCTCCCAGGTACCGCTTCAAGACCAAGGCTCTTAGGATCGCATCGGAAACTTGA